In one Chryseobacterium camelliae genomic region, the following are encoded:
- a CDS encoding alanine dehydrogenase: MSTTNIFTPFTEEELIPKAEKLEVIKKGKQFSIGIPKETCLNERRTCITPDAVQVLVEHGHEIIIEAGAGQGSFFTDLQYAESGARITNDPKEAFGQDLILKVNPPTEDEIEFMRPNTYLVSALQINLRDKDYFLKLAEKKVNAIAFEFIVDEYKQLSLVRLVGEIAGTVSILYASELLALSNGLMLGGITGVRPAEVVILGAGIVGEFSTKAAIGLGASVRVFDNSLSKLRRLHTLVDSRVPTSIIDPKELRKALRRADVVIGALPRLNMTPIVTEDMVMKMKKGSVIIDITIDNGKVIETSELTTMEDPYVIKHGVIHCGLPNLTSRMPRTTTKAISNFFLSYILNYDEEGGFENMLVRKNEMKQSLYMYKGRHTKKIICDRFGLTYHDINLLIF; encoded by the coding sequence ATGAGTACTACAAATATTTTCACTCCTTTTACTGAAGAGGAACTTATCCCAAAGGCAGAAAAGCTTGAGGTGATTAAAAAAGGTAAACAATTCAGCATAGGAATTCCGAAGGAAACCTGCCTTAATGAAAGGAGAACCTGTATTACACCAGATGCTGTGCAGGTTTTGGTAGAACATGGTCATGAAATTATTATAGAAGCCGGAGCCGGACAAGGCTCGTTTTTTACAGATTTACAATATGCTGAATCGGGCGCCCGGATAACAAACGATCCGAAAGAAGCATTTGGGCAAGATTTAATTTTAAAAGTCAATCCGCCAACAGAAGATGAAATTGAGTTTATGAGACCGAATACCTATTTGGTTTCCGCACTTCAAATCAATCTGCGAGATAAGGATTATTTTCTAAAACTGGCAGAGAAAAAAGTAAATGCCATTGCTTTTGAATTCATTGTTGATGAATATAAACAACTCTCTCTGGTACGATTGGTAGGAGAAATCGCAGGAACGGTTTCCATTCTTTACGCTTCCGAATTACTGGCCCTGTCAAACGGTTTGATGTTAGGGGGAATTACAGGTGTAAGACCGGCTGAAGTGGTCATTTTAGGAGCCGGAATTGTAGGAGAATTCTCAACAAAAGCAGCCATAGGTTTAGGAGCAAGTGTAAGAGTTTTCGACAATTCACTTTCCAAATTAAGAAGGCTTCATACGTTGGTAGACAGCAGAGTTCCCACCTCCATTATAGATCCAAAAGAACTCCGTAAAGCATTAAGAAGAGCTGATGTTGTGATCGGTGCCCTTCCAAGGCTGAATATGACGCCGATCGTGACAGAAGACATGGTGATGAAAATGAAAAAAGGAAGTGTGATTATTGATATCACAATCGATAACGGAAAAGTCATTGAAACTTCCGAACTCACCACTATGGAAGATCCTTACGTGATCAAGCACGGTGTCATTCATTGCGGACTTCCGAATCTTACCTCAAGAATGCCGAGAACCACTACAAAGGCCATTTCCAATTTCTTCCTTTCCTATATTTTAAATTACGACGAAGAAGGCGGTTTCGAAAATATGCTGGTTCGCAAAAATGAAATGAAGCAAAGTCTTTATATGTACAAAGGAAGACATACTAAGAAAATCATTTGCGACCGTTTCGGACTTACTTATCATGATATCAATCTTTTAATTTTCTAA
- the tsaE gene encoding tRNA (adenosine(37)-N6)-threonylcarbamoyltransferase complex ATPase subunit type 1 TsaE, giving the protein MNYTIHTIEDWQEIVDSIIPQLQHNILLLKGNLGAGKTTFTQFLLKSLGSHDEVNSPTYSIVNEYNTPKGKIYHFDLYRLKNIEEVYDIGIEEYLDNAFLCIIEWPEVYEDELYGLKYHEMSIINTGESREISFE; this is encoded by the coding sequence ATGAATTATACGATACATACGATTGAAGACTGGCAAGAAATAGTTGACAGCATTATTCCTCAGTTACAACATAATATTCTCTTATTAAAAGGGAACTTAGGAGCCGGAAAAACTACTTTCACCCAGTTTTTACTTAAAAGCTTAGGAAGTCATGACGAAGTCAACTCTCCTACTTATTCTATTGTGAACGAATACAATACTCCTAAAGGAAAAATTTATCATTTCGATCTGTATCGTTTGAAAAACATCGAAGAAGTGTACGATATTGGGATTGAAGAATATTTAGACAACGCTTTTCTTTGTATCATCGAATGGCCGGAAGTATATGAAGACGAGCTTTACGGACTTAAATACCACGAAATGAGCATCATCAATACAGGTGAAAGCAGAGAAATCTCATTCGAGTAA
- a CDS encoding transglycosylase domain-containing protein: MKYLKRNLLLLLTILVLFILYLEFGGRFILDTTDKRIITFSIRSSKKLPENFTNFYNIIYPNSLSENSWGLISHTILNSRTSRKECPCNQMAYSLFPRIDIKNKTAIDYFLVARYIEHKYNQRDCLNFNFSNFDFLEGRRGIEQVSKSLFNKNVENLSTLEMSEILALYENPVKNNRNRYHEHAETKAQYFNYLYLKNSTR; encoded by the coding sequence ATGAAGTACTTAAAAAGAAATTTGCTGCTTTTGCTTACTATCTTAGTTCTATTTATTTTATATCTGGAATTTGGAGGAAGATTCATTTTAGATACAACCGATAAGCGTATAATTACATTTAGTATTAGAAGCAGTAAAAAACTGCCTGAAAATTTCACTAATTTTTATAATATCATTTATCCAAATTCCCTATCCGAAAACTCATGGGGACTCATATCTCATACGATTTTAAATTCTCGCACTAGTAGAAAAGAATGTCCTTGTAACCAAATGGCTTACAGTCTTTTTCCAAGAATAGATATTAAAAATAAAACTGCAATAGATTACTTTTTGGTTGCCAGATATATAGAGCACAAATATAATCAAAGAGATTGTTTAAATTTTAATTTCAGTAATTTTGACTTTTTAGAAGGCAGACGAGGAATAGAACAGGTTTCAAAATCACTATTTAATAAAAATGTTGAAAATTTGAGTACTCTGGAAATGAGTGAAATTCTTGCACTTTATGAAAATCCTGTCAAAAACAACAGGAATAGATACCACGAACATGCTGAAACTAAAGCTCAATATTTTAATTATTTATATTTAAAAAATTCAACTCGATAA
- the dnaG gene encoding DNA primase — MISKQTIDKIFSTIRVEEIVGEYVQLKRAGSNYKGLSPFHDEKTPSFVVSAAKQIWKDFSTGKGGTAISFLMEIENFTYPEALRHAAKKYGIEIEEDQKDFSEEAKNAQSERDLLYKVHEVANDYFQNFLWEVEEGKSIGLSYFKERELRDDIIKKFQLGYSPEKKNAFTAYALEKGYSKEILEKSGLSIFPENTPAGVDRFRERVIFPIHSFSGRVLGFGARILKNNVKTAKYLNSPETEIYHKSNVLYGLNQSKQAISKKNVCLLVEGYMDVISLHMSGIENVVASSGTSLTTEQIKLIKRLTENVTILFDGDNAGIKASFRSIDMLLTEGMNIRVLLFPDGDDPDSFARKHPQEYVEKFIENEALDFIDFKAEILLKEVGNDPIKKAEAIRDIVKSVGFVQNALKREVYLKEVSNKFGLSEKSLFNELDVQRQVTQNQNQHVQQQKESTAPVKMEVVPLDEGKEDPFLFEVLFMENKLVDHMLMFGDIILKRKDDHDEEYQITVIEEILQHFDEEHYEFLVKGNEIIINQVKEGIQNDELRSGNFFVSFMDEEISSKVVDALIPLDDLENWASRNIYPPNYGDKIAEQVKGDVLLHKYRYIDYLIKQTANELDAYSDSDPVKYYELIQKITLLKQASIRLNDIIEYSPIKGIYVDRKR; from the coding sequence ATGATTTCCAAACAGACCATAGATAAGATATTCTCAACAATCCGTGTAGAGGAGATTGTGGGTGAATATGTGCAGCTGAAAAGGGCAGGGTCTAATTATAAGGGACTCAGTCCGTTCCATGATGAAAAGACACCGAGTTTTGTAGTTTCTGCGGCTAAGCAGATTTGGAAAGATTTCTCAACCGGAAAAGGAGGAACAGCGATTTCTTTCTTAATGGAAATTGAGAACTTCACTTATCCGGAAGCACTTCGTCACGCCGCAAAAAAATACGGAATCGAGATTGAGGAAGATCAGAAAGATTTTTCCGAAGAAGCTAAAAATGCACAGTCAGAAAGAGATTTACTATATAAAGTCCATGAAGTGGCGAATGATTATTTCCAAAATTTTCTTTGGGAAGTTGAAGAGGGAAAATCCATCGGACTGTCTTATTTCAAAGAGCGTGAGCTTCGTGATGATATCATTAAAAAATTTCAGCTCGGGTATTCTCCTGAAAAGAAAAATGCTTTTACAGCATATGCATTGGAGAAAGGATATTCAAAAGAAATTCTAGAAAAATCCGGACTTTCTATCTTTCCTGAAAATACACCGGCAGGAGTTGATCGTTTTCGTGAGAGAGTAATTTTTCCGATTCACAGTTTTTCGGGAAGAGTGTTGGGGTTTGGAGCCAGAATCCTTAAAAATAATGTCAAAACTGCAAAATATCTCAATTCTCCGGAGACCGAAATTTATCATAAATCAAACGTCCTTTATGGGTTAAACCAAAGCAAACAGGCGATTTCAAAAAAGAATGTCTGCCTTTTGGTGGAAGGATATATGGATGTGATTTCCCTTCATATGTCGGGAATTGAAAATGTAGTGGCAAGCTCCGGAACTTCTTTAACGACGGAGCAAATTAAATTAATCAAAAGACTAACGGAAAACGTTACTATTCTTTTTGATGGCGATAATGCAGGAATTAAAGCCAGTTTCAGAAGTATTGATATGCTTTTGACGGAAGGAATGAACATTCGTGTGCTGCTTTTCCCGGATGGAGATGATCCCGATTCTTTTGCACGAAAACATCCTCAGGAATATGTAGAGAAATTCATCGAAAATGAAGCGCTGGATTTTATCGATTTTAAGGCTGAAATTCTTTTAAAAGAAGTCGGAAATGATCCGATTAAAAAGGCAGAAGCGATCAGAGATATTGTAAAATCGGTTGGTTTTGTTCAAAATGCTTTAAAAAGAGAGGTTTATTTAAAAGAAGTTTCGAATAAATTCGGACTTTCTGAGAAGAGCCTGTTCAATGAGCTGGATGTTCAGAGACAGGTAACCCAAAATCAGAATCAGCATGTTCAGCAGCAAAAGGAAAGTACAGCTCCTGTAAAAATGGAGGTTGTTCCTTTGGACGAAGGAAAGGAAGATCCGTTTTTGTTTGAAGTTTTGTTCATGGAAAACAAATTGGTGGATCATATGCTGATGTTCGGGGACATTATTTTGAAAAGAAAGGATGATCACGACGAAGAATATCAGATTACCGTGATCGAAGAAATTTTGCAGCATTTTGATGAAGAGCATTACGAATTTTTGGTAAAAGGAAATGAAATCATCATTAACCAGGTAAAAGAGGGAATTCAAAATGATGAGCTGAGAAGCGGAAACTTTTTTGTATCTTTTATGGACGAAGAGATTAGTTCAAAAGTGGTGGATGCACTCATTCCTTTGGATGATCTTGAAAACTGGGCTTCCCGAAATATTTATCCGCCCAATTACGGGGATAAGATTGCAGAGCAGGTAAAAGGAGATGTCTTGCTTCATAAATACAGGTATATAGATTATTTAATAAAGCAAACGGCCAATGAGCTTGATGCATACAGCGATTCTGATCCTGTAAAATATTATGAGCTGATTCAAAAAATAACATTACTGAAGCAAGCTTCAATTCGCCTGAACGATATTATTGAATATTCTCCGATCAAAGGAATCTACGTAGACAGGAAAAGATAA